CGTCGAGCACGCCGCCGGCCAGTTCCAGCAAGGTGCGGAACGGCGTTCCCATCGGGATCTCGAAATTGCCGGGCTTGTTGACGTGACCGCTGACGGAAAAAATCTTGGTGCCGCCGTTGTTGGGCTTGCCGAGACCGGCGAACCACTCCGCGCCGTTGCGCAGGATGGTCGGCACCGAGGACAGGGTCTCGGTATTGTTGATGGTGGTGGGCTTGCCGTAGAGGCCGAAGCTCGCCGGGAACGGCGGCTTGAAACGCGGCTGGCCCTTCTTGCCTTCCAACGACTCGAGCAGCGCGGTTTCTTCACCGCAAATGTAGGCGCCGGCGCCGAGATGGGCATGCAGGTCGAAATCGATGCCCGTGCCCTGGATGTTCTTGCCGAGCAGCCCCGCTTCGTAGGCTTCCTTCAAGGCGTTCTGGAAATGGATGGCCGGCTCGTCCATGAACTCGCCGCGCATGTAGTTGTAACCGACCGTGGCGCCCATCGCGTAGCCGGCGATGGCCATGCCTTCGACCAGCGCATGGGGATTGAAGCGCAGGATGTCGCGGTCCTTGCAGGTGCCGGGTTCCGATTCGTCGGAGTTGCACACCAGGTAGCGCTGCATGTCGCCCTTGGGCATGAAGCTCCACTTCACGCCGGCCGGGAAACCCGCGCCGCCACGGCCACGCAGACCGGCCGACTTGACGATCTCGATGATGTCCGCCTGCGGCGTCTTGTCGCGCAGGATCTTCTCCCACGCGCTGTAGCCGCCTATCGAGCGATAGGTCTTCATCGACCACGGCTCGGCCAGGTTGCGCGTGGCGTAGCAAGTCAGATCGAGCTTGATATCGGTCATTTCAGCCCGTCCAGGATTTCGTCGACACGGTCGATGGTGAGATTTTCGTGGTAGACGTGGTTGACCTGCATCATCGGTGCGCCACAGCAGGCCGCCAGGCATTCTTCTTCGCGCTTCAAGAAAATGCGGCCGTCGGGCGTCGATTCGCCGATGCGGATGCCGAGTTTCTTCTCGACATGGGTGACGATGTCTTCACTGCCGCGCAGCATGCACGAGATGTTGGTGCAAATGGCCACCGCGTTGCGGCCGCAGGGCGAGGTCTCGTACATCGAGTAGAAGCTCGCCACCTCGTACACCGCGATGCGCGGCAGTTCGAGGTAATCGGCCACCGCGTCCATCAGTTCGGTGGTGAGGTAGCCCTGGTTTTCGTGCTGCACTTCCGCCAAGGCCGCGAGCAAGGCGGACTGCTTGCGCTCCGGCGGGTACTTGGCCACCCATGCGTCGATCACTTCACGCGCATGGTGGGATAGCAACTGGTCGTGTGACTCACTCATGGCGCGGACCTAGCGGTCGATTTCTCCAAACACGATGTCCATGGTGCCGATCACGGCAACCACGTCGGCCAGCATGTGGCCCTTCACCAATTCGTTCATGGCCGACAGGTGCGCGAAACCCGAGGCGCGCGCCTTGAGGCGATAAGGCTTGTTGGCGCCGTCCGAGACGAGGTAGATGCCGAATTCACCCTTGGGATGCTCGACCGCGGAATACACTTCGCCGGCCGGCACGCAGTAGCCCTCGGTGAAGAGCTTGAAGTGGTGAATGAGCGATTCCATGTCACCTTTCATGCTCGCGCGGTCGGGCGGCGTGAGCTTGTGATCGTCGACGATCACCGGGCCGGGATTGGCGCGCAGCCACTTGACGCACTGCTTCATGATGCGCGCCGACTGACGCATTTCCTCGACGCGCACGAGGTAGCGGTCGTAGCAGTCGCCATTGACGCCGACCGGGATGTCGAAATCGAGGTCGGCATAGACTTCGTAAGGCTGCTTCTTGCGCAGGTCCCAGGCGAGGCCCGAACCGCGCAGCATCGGCCCAGTGAAGCCAAGTTCCAGCGCGCGTTCGATGGTGACGATGCCGATGTCGACGGTGCGCTGCTTCCAGATGCGGTTGTCGGTCAACAGCGTTTCGTATTCGTCGACGCAGGCCGGGAAGCGATCGCAGAAATCGTCGATGAAATCGAGCATCGAGCCGCTGCGGTTGGCATTGAGGCGCTCGAGATCACGGGCGTTGCGCCATTTCGACGGCTGGTAGAGCGGCATCGCATCCGGCAGGTCGCGGTACACGCCGCCCGGCCGGTAGTAGGTGGCATGCATGCGCGTGCCGGACACCGCCTCGTAGCAGTCCATGAGGTCTTCGCGCTCACGGAAGCAGTACAGGAACATGGTCATGGCGCCGATGTCGAGGCCGTGGGCGCCGAGCCACATGAGGTGGTTGAGGATGCGCGTGATCTCATCGAACATCACGCGGATGTACTGCGCGCGGAGCGGAACCTGGATGCCGCACAGTTTCTCGATGGCCATCACGTAGGCGTGCTCGTTGCACATCATCGAGACGTAATCGAGCCGGTCCATGTAACCGATGCTCTGATTGAACGGCTTGTTCTCGGCCAGCTTCTCGGTGCCGCGATGGAGCAGGCCGACGTGCGGATCGGCGCGTTCGATGACTTCGCCATCCATCTCCAGCACCAGGCGCAGCACGCCGTGCGCGGCCGGATGCTGCGGGCCGAAGTTCAGCGTCAGATTACGAATCTCAGGCATCGGCGGGCTTGCTCACGGGTTTCGAGGACTCGGCCCAGGTCTCTTCGCGGATCACGCGCGGCACCAGGGTGCGCGGCTCGATCGACACGGGCTGATTGACGACGCGCCCGCGCTCCGGGTCGTAGCGCACTTCGACGCGGCCCTCGAGCGGGAAATCCTTGCGGAACGGATGGCCGATGAAGCCGTAGTCGGTGAGGATGCGGCGCAGGTCCGGATGGCCATCGAACAGGATGCCGAACAGGTCGAACACTTCGCGCTCGTACCAGTCGGCGACCGGCCAGATCTCGCTGACCGAGGCCAGGCGCGGCGGCTCACCGTTGAGATAGGCCTTCACGCGCAGGCGCGTGTTGGTGCTGACCGACAGCAGTTGGTAGACCACCGCGAAGCGCCGGCTGTCACCCTCGGCGACTTTCACCGAGTTGCGCGCCACGCCGCGGCTGAAGCCCGACGAGGTGGCCTGGGTCTGCCAGTCGGCGAGGCCGTAGGTCAGGTAATCGACACCGGACAGATCCGAGAGCTGGGTGAAGGCGAGGTTGGCGGTGTCTTTCAACAACCGGCACACGGGCACGATATTGCCGGCCTCGACCTCGATGGTCAGTTCTTCCCTGTCGATACGACGCGCGACGATGGCATCGCCGAGAACGGTGTCGAGCGTGCTCGACAGGGCTTCCAATTTGGCTTGCAGGGTCACGGCGGTCTACGAACGATTGATGGTCGTGGTGCGTTTGATCTTGTTCTGCAACTGGATGATGCCGAACAGCAGCGCCTCGGCGGTGGGCGGACAGCCCGGCACGTAGACGTCGACCGGCACGATGCGATCGCAGCCGCGCGTCACCGCGTAGGAGTAATGGTAGTAACCGCCGCCGTTGGCGCAGGAGCCCATGGAAATGACCCACTTGGGCTCGGTCATCTGGTCGTAGACCTTGCGCAGCGCCGGCGCCATCTTGTTGACCAGCGTGCCGGCCACGATCATGACGTCGGACTGGCGCGGGCTGGGGCGGAACACGATGCCGAAACGGTCGAGATCGTAGCGCGCGGCGCCGGCGTGCATCATTTCCACCGCGCAACAGGCGAGACCGAAAGTCATGGGCCACATCGAACCGGTACGTGCCCAGTTCACCACCGTATCGACGGTGGTGGTGACGAAGCCCTTGTCCTGCACTTCGCTCATTCCCATTCCAATGCCCCTTTGCGCCATTCGTAGATGAAGCCGACGACAAGGATGCCGAGGAAGATCATCATGGCCCAGAAGCCGTAGGCGCCGATCTTGTCGAGCACCACGGCCCACGGGAAGAAGAACGCAATTTCAAGATCGAAAATGATGAACAGGATGGCCACGAGGTAGTAGCGCACGTCGAATTTCATGCGCGCGTCTTCGAACGCTTCGAAGCCGCACTCGTAGGGCGAGGACTTCTCGCTGTCCGGGCGATGTACGCCGAGGATGCCGCCGACCCCGTAGCTGGCGGCCAACGAGACCACACCGATGGCCACGCCGATGGTAATGAAGATCAGAATCGGCAGGTATAGTTCAAGCACGAACCGTTACACTCCACAGCGCAAATTTGGCGCGAAAAACCCGGCTGGCAAGGATTGTATCCCAATCCGGCCCACACCCCGGTCCCCACCAGGGCATGATGCGCCGAGTCCCCGCGTCGCACATCCCCTTCGTCATCATCGCCGGCCCGCGCGCCATTCGATGAGCGGCACGGGCACTGCTTGTTATGGTACCGACGAACAGACTCGAACCGTCATGCCTCTCGGCACAGCCACCTCAAGGCTGCGTGTCTACCAATTCCACCACGTCGGCAAAGCAGGTTGCGATTGCGTCTTTGCGGGATGCAATCAACTGGCGCGCAATGATACGAAATGCAGCACGAGCAATCCATAAAAAACTCGCGCGCGATCAATTTCAAGCGACTTATTTTTCTCTCGCGGTCATTTGCCCGTCGATGGCGTGCTGCCACTCGACTGCGATTCGTTCGCGGGCGGCGTGACCGTCGCCGGCACATCGCTGGCGGGGGTGCTCGGCGCCGTGCTGCTGGTCGCGGGTGCGCCCGCGGCGGGCGTGGCCGGGACATCGGCGGGTGGCGGCGCCGGCACGTCCACCGGTTTGCCCTGCGTGGCCTTTTCGACCAGTTCACCGACGTCGACCTTGGTCGGCACATCGGCCTTGCCGGGCGCGCCCGGCGCGGGTATGGCAACCTGGTCGAGCAGGCTCGTGGTCTTGCTGGTCTGGCCGTAGAGGTAGGCCAGCAGCAGACTGTTGGAGAAGAACAGCACCGCCAGGATCGCCGTCAGCCGGGTGAGGAACGAGGCCGAGCCGCGCGCGCCGAACACGGTCGACGACGCGCCGCTGCCGAACGCGGCGCCGGCCGTCGCACCCTTGCCCTGCTGCAGCAGGATGACGCCGATCAGCAGCAAGGCCAGCAGGATGTGCACGGCCAGAAGTACGGTGAAAATCATCAACTATCTCCAGGAAACGCCGCTTCGCCGTCAGGCGAGCGCGGCGCGGCACACAGCAATGAACGACGCCGCGACCAGGGCGGCGCCGCCGATGAGCCCGCCGTCGATATCGGGCATGGCGAACAGTTCCGCGGCATTGTCGGGCTTGACGCTGCCGCCGTAGAGGATGCGGGTGCGCGCGGCCAGCGCGGCGTCGACGCGCGCGAGACGCGCGCGGATGGCGGCGTGCACGGCCTGCGCCTGGGCCGGCGTCGCCGACTCGCCGGTGCCGATGGCCCATACCGGCTCGTACGCAATGACGATGCCGGCCAGCAATGCCGCGGCATCGGCGTGACCGAGCAAGGCGTCGAGCTGGCGGGCGATGACCGCGTCGGTGGCGTCGGCGCGCCGCTCTTCGAGGGTCTCGCCGACGCAGAATATCGGGGTGAGGCCGTGGGCGCGGGCGGCGACGATCTTGGCCACCACCCGCGCATCCGTGTCGCCGAACATCTGGCGGCGCTCGGAATGGCCGACGATGACGTGGCTGCATGCGCAGTCGGCCAACATGGCGGCCGCCACTTCGCCGGTATAGGCGCCGGGCTCGTGCTCGGAGCAGTCCTGCGCGCCCAACGCCACGCCGCTGCCGGCGACGCTCGCGCCGACCACGTCGAGGTAGGGCGTCGGCGGACACAGCACCACGTCCAGGGCATTGTCGAGGCCGGCGTCGACGACCGCGCGCGCGAGCGCGGTGGCCATCGCGCGCGAGCCGTTCATCTTCCAGTTGCCGGCAACCAGGCGGCGCCGTTCAGAGCTCACGGTTTGTTGAGTCAAGGTGGTTCGGGTCGTTGGAAAAGCGGCCAAGCTTAGCGGCGCAGGCTTGCGAGATCAATGCGATGAGTGACGCAGGGACAGCGCCGAGGGGGCCCTCAACCGGCCGGGGGCGCGCTCCGCAGCTCCTCGCCGCGCGCATCGAGTCCGACCAGCGCGCACAGTTCATCGCGCAGCGCACCACCCAGTTCGACGGTCTGACCGCCGCGCAGATCGGCCGGCAGCATCACGTTGCCGAAGCGCACACGGATCAGGCGACTGACCTTGACCCCCTGTGATTCCCACAGGCGCCGCACCTCGCGCTGGCGCCCGCTCTGCACCACGCAGTAATACCAGCGATTGGCGCCGTCACCCTCGCCCTCGACGATGTCGTCGAAGTGGAAACGCTCGCCGTCGATGTCGACGCCGTCGCGCAAGCGGCCGAGCATCTCGTCCTCGACCTCGCCGAAAATGCGCGCCGCGTATTCACGATCCACCCGGTAGCGCGGATGCATCAGCCGGTGCGCCAGCTCACCGTGGTTGGTAAACAGCAGCAGGCCGCTGGTGTTGATGTCGAGGCGCCCGATGTTGATCCAGCGGCCACGCTCGAGACGCGGCAGATCCTCGAAGATGTTGGGGCGGTTCTGTTCGTCGCGCCGCGTGCACACCACGCCGGCCGGCTTGTTGTAGGCGAGCACGTGCAGTTCCTGGCTGGCGCCGCTGACACGCAGCACGCGGCCGTCGTCCAATTGCACGCGGTCGCCGGGCGCGACGCGCGCGCCGGTCTCGGCGCGGCGGCCGTTCACACGGATGCGTCCGGCCTCTATCCAGCGTTCGATTTCGCGCCGCGAGCCCCAGCCGGCGCGGGCCAGCACCTTGTGGATGCGCTCGCCGCCGTCGGTCGCGGCCTGGTCGTCGGCCTTGCTCACGACGCGGCCGCCGGCGTGTCGTCGTCGTGGGCGGGCGTTTCGTCTGCCGGGTCATACGCCGGGTCGGCGTCCGGGGCCGGCGCGGGATCATCCTCCCGCGCTTGCGCTTCGAGCGCCGGCGCGGCTTCGGCATCGCGCGTCTCGCCTGTGTCGCGCGCTGCCTGGTCGGTCGCCGCCTCGGTCTCGCCAACGGCGGACACTTCGCGGGCCGCTTGCTCGACCTCGTCGCCGCCCGCCGCGGCGGGCGCGGCGGCCTCGTCCTGCGTGCCGCCCTCTTCGTCCAGCACGATGTTGGCGAACAGGTCGGCGTTGATGGCGTCGAAATCCTTGAGCTCGGCGAGGCTCGGCAATTCGGCCAGGGATTTCAGGCCGAAATAGTCCAGAAACTCCTTGGTGGTCGCGTACACGGCCGGACGCCCCGGCACGTCTCGATGGCCCACCACTTTCACCCAGTCGCGCTCCAGGAGCAGGCGCATGATGTTGCTGCTGACGGCGACGCCGCGCACGTGTTCGATTTCGCCGCGCGTGATCGGCTGACGGTAGGCGACCAGCGCCAGGGTTTCGAGCAGGGCGCGCGAATAGCGCGGCTTGCGCTCTTCCCACAGGCGCGACACGCGATCGGCATAGGCGGCGCGCGCCTGGAAACGAAAGCCGCTCGCCACTTCGACAAGTTCCACGCCGCGTTCGGCGTAGTCGCCCATGAGATCGCCCAGCACGTTGCGCAGCGCATCCTTGCCGGGGCCGTTGCCGCCCTCGTCCTCGAGGATCTTGGCCAGTCGCTCGAGGCTGACCGGCGACTCGGACGCCATCACGATGGCTTCCACCACGGGTTTCAGATTGCTGCCTTCCACTGCCTGGTTCTCCGCTTCCATGTCAGGCTACCAGCTTGACGTAGATGGGCTCGCGCTCGCCGTTCTGCACGATTTCGATCATGGCTTCCTTGATCAGTTCGAGTATCGCCATCAAGGTCACCACCGCGCCGGCACGCCCTTCCTCGAAGGAAAAGAAATCATGGAAGGCGGTGAACACGTCGCTGCGTGCCTGCGCCAGCACGCGCGACATGCGTTCGCGCACCGACAGCGCTTCGCGCTTGATGCGATGGTCGGCGAACATCTCGCCGCGGTGCAGGACGTCGCGGAACGCGTCGAGCAGCGCTTCGAGCGTCAAATCAGGCAGTTCCTTGGTGGCGCTGATGCGCTCGAATTCCACCACCACCGGGTACCACTCGCGCTCCATGCGCGGCATGATTTCGATGTCCTCGGCGGCCTTCTTGTAGCGCTCGTATTCCTGCAGACGCCGCACCAGCTCGGCGCGCGGATCGCCTTCTTCCTCGGTGTCGGTCTTGGGCCTCGGCAGCAGCATGCGCGATTTGATCTCGGCCAGCATCGCCGCCATCAAGAGGTATTCCGCCGCCAGTTCGAACTTCATCTCCTGCATGAGGCCGATGTAGGTCATGTACTGCTCGGTGACGCGCGCGATCGGGATGTCGAGGATGTCGAGGTTCTGGCGCTTGATGAGATAGAGCAACAGGTCGAGCGGGCCTTCGAAGGCTTCGAGAAACACCTCCAGCGCTTCGGGCGGGATGTAGAGGTCGCGCGGCGGCTCGCTGAGCGGCACGCCCTGCACCACCGCGAACGGCATCTCGGCCTGGCTGGGCGCGGTAAACGCCTCGGCCGGCGCCTGCTCGTCGGCGAGCGGTTTCTCGTTCATGTCAGCGGTACACCAGGTTCATGACCTGGCGCACGTCATCGAGGGTGTCGCGCGCGACGCTGCGGGCCGCCTCGCAGCCTTCATCGATGATGGCGCGCACCGCGTCCGGATCGGCGAGGAATTCCTGGCTGCGTTCGCGTATGGGCTGCTGTTCCTTGATGACCGCGTCGATCACCGGCTGCTTGCAGTCCAGGCAACCGATGCCGGCGCTGGTGCAGCCCTCGCGCGCCCAGTTGCGCACTTCGTCGTTGGAATAGACCTCGTGCCATTTCCATACCGGGCACTTGCGCGGGGCGGCGGCGTCGGTGGGACGCACGCGCGCCGGATCGGTCGGCATGGTGCGCAGTTTCTGCGTCACCGACTCCGGCGCTTCGCGCAGACTGATGGTGTTGCCGTAGGACTTCGACATCTTCTCGCCATCGAGGCCCGGCATTTTCGATTCCGGCGTCAACAGCGCCTGCGGCTCGGGCAGGATGACCTTGCCGCCGCCTTCCAGGTAACCCAACAGGCGTTCGCGATCGCCGATGCTGATGTTCTGCTGCGACTCGAGCAGCGCGCGGCCGCGTTCCAAGGCCTCGCCATCGCCGGTCTCCTGGTAGGTGCGGCGGATGTCGAAATAGAGCTTGGCGTTCTTCTTGCCCATTTTCTTGGCGGCGGCTTCGGCCTTGTCCTCGAAACCGAGCTCACGCCCGTAGAGGTAATTGAAGCGCCGCGCCACCTCGCGCGACAGCTCGATGTGCGCCACCTGGTCCTCGCCCACCGGCACATGGCCGGCCTTGTAGATGAGGATGTCGGCCGACTGCAGCAGCGGATAACCGAGAAAGCCGTAGGTGGAGAGATCCTTCTCCTTGAGCTTCTCCTGCTGATCCTTGTAGCTCGGCACGCGTTCCAGCCAGCTGATGGGCGTGATCATGGACAGCAACAGGTGCAGTTCCGCATGTTCCGGCACGCGCGACTGCACGAACAGCGTCGCTTCACCGGGGTTGATGCCCACCGACAGCCAGTCGACCACGATGTCGAACACCGACTCGCCGATGATGCCGGTCTCCTCGTAGGAGGTGGTCAGCGCATGCCAGTCGGCGACGAAGAAGAAACACTCGAATTCGTGCTGCAGCTGCACCCAGTTCTTGAGCACGCCGTGGTAATGGCCAAGATGCAGTTGTCCGGTCGGGCGCATGCCGGACAGCACGCGTTTATTGGCGGCAATGGTCATTGCTCGGGTTTCCTGGTTGAGCGCGTGGGGCCAGTCGCAGCAGAGCCGCGCTGGACGGTGTGCCGCCCAGCGGCAAAATGAAGGGGCTGGATGCTCATGGTGGCTGCGCCGCTATTATCCCTGCCTCGCACGGCCAGATCCAGGCAGTTCAAACCTGCGCCGAGTCAGGCGAGTTCGGCCACGTGCGACACGTCGCCGAGCCCTTGGCGGACCAGCACCGGCGCCGGACCAGTGAGGTCGATGATGGTGGTCATCTCGATGCCGACGGCACCGGCGTCGAACACCGCGTCGACCGCATGACCCAGCACCTCGACGATTTCCTCGGGGTCGGCGAACGGCAGGCCGGCCTCGTCATCGATGACGGTGGTCGCGAGCAGCGGCGACTGGATCTCGAGCAAACCGTGGATGAAGGGATGATCGACGATGCGCAGACCGACCGTGCGGCGCTTCTCGTCCTGCAAGCGGCGCGGCGTTTCGCGCGTGGCCGGCAGGATGTAGGTGTAAGGCCCGGGGCTCAGGGTCTTCATGAGACGGAAAGCATCGTTGCTGACCTTGGCATAGGTCGCGACTTCGGCCGCGTCGCGGCACAACAGCGTGAGGTGATGATCGCGCTCGAGACGCCGGATGGCGCGCAGCCGATCCTCGGGCGCCTTGCTGCCCGCCGCGCATATCAGTGAGTAGCAGGCGTCAGTCGGCGCGATCACCACGCCGTCGCGGGCAATGATGTCCGCCGCCTGGGTGATCAAACGCGCCTGGGGATGCGTGGGATGAACGCGGATATGCAGAGATTTCATCGGAGTCGAACGGGTTGTTGGCGCGTCGCCGAGCGCGCTTTCGCGACCGGCCTTCTGGTCTTGAGCACGTCGATGAGGCACACTGGACCAGCACGACAAGCCAGTGCGAGTCTAACAGTCATCGAAGCCGAAGCCACCATGTTTCCTGCGCGGCATACCAGCACGGACGCGCCATGACGGGGGCGCCCAACACGCGCGTCGAGCGCATACACGCGGCCCTGGTCGCGGCGCTCGCGCCCACCGAACTCGAGATCAGCGACGACAGCCACGCCCATGCCGGCCACGCCGGCGCGCTGACCGGCAAGGGCCATTTCAGCGTGCGCATCGTCGCACCCTGCTTTGCCGGCGTGGCGCCCTTGAAGCGCCACCGCATGGTCTATGCCGCCGTCGATGAACT
Above is a genomic segment from Pseudomonadota bacterium containing:
- a CDS encoding threonylcarbamoyl-AMP synthase, producing MKSLHIRVHPTHPQARLITQAADIIARDGVVIAPTDACYSLICAAGSKAPEDRLRAIRRLERDHHLTLLCRDAAEVATYAKVSNDAFRLMKTLSPGPYTYILPATRETPRRLQDEKRRTVGLRIVDHPFIHGLLEIQSPLLATTVIDDEAGLPFADPEEIVEVLGHAVDAVFDAGAVGIEMTTIIDLTGPAPVLVRQGLGDVSHVAELA
- the scpB gene encoding SMC-Scp complex subunit ScpB; its protein translation is MEAENQAVEGSNLKPVVEAIVMASESPVSLERLAKILEDEGGNGPGKDALRNVLGDLMGDYAERGVELVEVASGFRFQARAAYADRVSRLWEERKPRYSRALLETLALVAYRQPITRGEIEHVRGVAVSSNIMRLLLERDWVKVVGHRDVPGRPAVYATTKEFLDYFGLKSLAELPSLAELKDFDAINADLFANIVLDEEGGTQDEAAAPAAAGGDEVEQAAREVSAVGETEAATDQAARDTGETRDAEAAPALEAQAREDDPAPAPDADPAYDPADETPAHDDDTPAAAS
- a CDS encoding rRNA pseudouridine synthase, which codes for MSKADDQAATDGGERIHKVLARAGWGSRREIERWIEAGRIRVNGRRAETGARVAPGDRVQLDDGRVLRVSGASQELHVLAYNKPAGVVCTRRDEQNRPNIFEDLPRLERGRWINIGRLDINTSGLLLFTNHGELAHRLMHPRYRVDREYAARIFGEVEDEMLGRLRDGVDIDGERFHFDDIVEGEGDGANRWYYCVVQSGRQREVRRLWESQGVKVSRLIRVRFGNVMLPADLRGGQTVELGGALRDELCALVGLDARGEELRSAPPAG
- a CDS encoding tryptophan--tRNA ligase, producing the protein MTIAANKRVLSGMRPTGQLHLGHYHGVLKNWVQLQHEFECFFFVADWHALTTSYEETGIIGESVFDIVVDWLSVGINPGEATLFVQSRVPEHAELHLLLSMITPISWLERVPSYKDQQEKLKEKDLSTYGFLGYPLLQSADILIYKAGHVPVGEDQVAHIELSREVARRFNYLYGRELGFEDKAEAAAKKMGKKNAKLYFDIRRTYQETGDGEALERGRALLESQQNISIGDRERLLGYLEGGGKVILPEPQALLTPESKMPGLDGEKMSKSYGNTISLREAPESVTQKLRTMPTDPARVRPTDAAAPRKCPVWKWHEVYSNDEVRNWAREGCTSAGIGCLDCKQPVIDAVIKEQQPIRERSQEFLADPDAVRAIIDEGCEAARSVARDTLDDVRQVMNLVYR
- a CDS encoding NADH-quinone oxidoreductase subunit B, translating into MGMSEVQDKGFVTTTVDTVVNWARTGSMWPMTFGLACCAVEMMHAGAARYDLDRFGIVFRPSPRQSDVMIVAGTLVNKMAPALRKVYDQMTEPKWVISMGSCANGGGYYHYSYAVTRGCDRIVPVDVYVPGCPPTAEALLFGIIQLQNKIKRTTTINRS
- a CDS encoding NADH-quinone oxidoreductase subunit C; this translates as MQAKLEALSSTLDTVLGDAIVARRIDREELTIEVEAGNIVPVCRLLKDTANLAFTQLSDLSGVDYLTYGLADWQTQATSSGFSRGVARNSVKVAEGDSRRFAVVYQLLSVSTNTRLRVKAYLNGEPPRLASVSEIWPVADWYEREVFDLFGILFDGHPDLRRILTDYGFIGHPFRKDFPLEGRVEVRYDPERGRVVNQPVSIEPRTLVPRVIREETWAESSKPVSKPADA
- a CDS encoding triose-phosphate isomerase, translated to MNGSRAMATALARAVVDAGLDNALDVVLCPPTPYLDVVGASVAGSGVALGAQDCSEHEPGAYTGEVAAAMLADCACSHVIVGHSERRQMFGDTDARVVAKIVAARAHGLTPIFCVGETLEERRADATDAVIARQLDALLGHADAAALLAGIVIAYEPVWAIGTGESATPAQAQAVHAAIRARLARVDAALAARTRILYGGSVKPDNAAELFAMPDIDGGLIGGAALVAASFIAVCRAALA
- a CDS encoding segregation/condensation protein A, coding for MNEKPLADEQAPAEAFTAPSQAEMPFAVVQGVPLSEPPRDLYIPPEALEVFLEAFEGPLDLLLYLIKRQNLDILDIPIARVTEQYMTYIGLMQEMKFELAAEYLLMAAMLAEIKSRMLLPRPKTDTEEEGDPRAELVRRLQEYERYKKAAEDIEIMPRMEREWYPVVVEFERISATKELPDLTLEALLDAFRDVLHRGEMFADHRIKREALSVRERMSRVLAQARSDVFTAFHDFFSFEEGRAGAVVTLMAILELIKEAMIEIVQNGEREPIYVKLVA
- the nuoF gene encoding NADH-quinone oxidoreductase subunit NuoF, with amino-acid sequence MTDIKLDLTCYATRNLAEPWSMKTYRSIGGYSAWEKILRDKTPQADIIEIVKSAGLRGRGGAGFPAGVKWSFMPKGDMQRYLVCNSDESEPGTCKDRDILRFNPHALVEGMAIAGYAMGATVGYNYMRGEFMDEPAIHFQNALKEAYEAGLLGKNIQGTGIDFDLHAHLGAGAYICGEETALLESLEGKKGQPRFKPPFPASFGLYGKPTTINNTETLSSVPTILRNGAEWFAGLGKPNNGGTKIFSVSGHVNKPGNFEIPMGTPFRTLLELAGGVLDGRELKAVIPGGSSVPVLTGKAMLELDMDYDSISKAGSMLGSGAVIVMNDTTDMVKVLQRISRFYYSESCGQCTPCREGTGWLYRMLTRIVNGEGVPADLDKLDLVASKIEGRTICALGDAAAMPVRSFVRTFRHEFEYYIEHGHSILQARGHSAAA
- a CDS encoding NADH-quinone oxidoreductase subunit A produces the protein MLELYLPILIFITIGVAIGVVSLAASYGVGGILGVHRPDSEKSSPYECGFEAFEDARMKFDVRYYLVAILFIIFDLEIAFFFPWAVVLDKIGAYGFWAMMIFLGILVVGFIYEWRKGALEWE
- the nuoE gene encoding NADH-quinone oxidoreductase subunit NuoE gives rise to the protein MSESHDQLLSHHAREVIDAWVAKYPPERKQSALLAALAEVQHENQGYLTTELMDAVADYLELPRIAVYEVASFYSMYETSPCGRNAVAICTNISCMLRGSEDIVTHVEKKLGIRIGESTPDGRIFLKREEECLAACCGAPMMQVNHVYHENLTIDRVDEILDGLK
- a CDS encoding BolA family transcriptional regulator, which encodes MTGAPNTRVERIHAALVAALAPTELEISDDSHAHAGHAGALTGKGHFSVRIVAPCFAGVAPLKRHRMVYAAVDELMSSDIHALSIDARAPEQS
- the secG gene encoding preprotein translocase subunit SecG, translated to MIFTVLLAVHILLALLLIGVILLQQGKGATAGAAFGSGASSTVFGARGSASFLTRLTAILAVLFFSNSLLLAYLYGQTSKTTSLLDQVAIPAPGAPGKADVPTKVDVGELVEKATQGKPVDVPAPPPADVPATPAAGAPATSSTAPSTPASDVPATVTPPANESQSSGSTPSTGK
- a CDS encoding NADH-quinone oxidoreductase subunit D — translated: MPEIRNLTLNFGPQHPAAHGVLRLVLEMDGEVIERADPHVGLLHRGTEKLAENKPFNQSIGYMDRLDYVSMMCNEHAYVMAIEKLCGIQVPLRAQYIRVMFDEITRILNHLMWLGAHGLDIGAMTMFLYCFREREDLMDCYEAVSGTRMHATYYRPGGVYRDLPDAMPLYQPSKWRNARDLERLNANRSGSMLDFIDDFCDRFPACVDEYETLLTDNRIWKQRTVDIGIVTIERALELGFTGPMLRGSGLAWDLRKKQPYEVYADLDFDIPVGVNGDCYDRYLVRVEEMRQSARIMKQCVKWLRANPGPVIVDDHKLTPPDRASMKGDMESLIHHFKLFTEGYCVPAGEVYSAVEHPKGEFGIYLVSDGANKPYRLKARASGFAHLSAMNELVKGHMLADVVAVIGTMDIVFGEIDR